A section of the Leminorella richardii genome encodes:
- a CDS encoding sigma 54-interacting transcriptional regulator, which yields MMNHKPHVLVVDDDISHCTIIQALMKGWGYQVTLAHSGLEAIDRVKQTPFDVVLSDVRMSEMDGIEAMKVIKAYNPAIPILIMTAYSNVESAVEAIKAGAYDYLTKPLDFDVLRLTLERVLEHTRLKTENQDLRQQLTLDRENMIGRSPQMRRLMEMIATIAPSEATVLICGESGTGKELIARSVHANSARKDKPLVTVNCAALSESLLESELFGHEKGAFTGADRRREGRFMEADGSTLFLDEIGEMSLLMQAKLLRAIQEREIQRVGSNQTLNVDVRLIAATNRDLMAEVDAGRFRQDLYYRLNVVTIDSPALRDRMEDIPVLAMHFMEKFAARNRKTVKGFTPQAMDMLLKYPWPGNVRELENAVERAVILLSGDYISERELPLSINQFIETQPAAQERDINAPIQPLEQVEREAILTALEKTGGNKTEAAKQLGITRKTLLAKLQK from the coding sequence ATGATGAATCATAAGCCCCATGTTCTGGTGGTCGATGATGACATCAGCCACTGCACCATTATTCAAGCCCTGATGAAAGGCTGGGGCTATCAGGTTACTTTGGCACACAGCGGCCTTGAGGCAATCGATCGGGTAAAACAGACGCCGTTCGATGTCGTACTCAGCGACGTTCGCATGTCTGAAATGGACGGCATTGAGGCCATGAAGGTAATCAAGGCCTACAATCCCGCAATTCCCATTCTGATTATGACCGCCTACTCCAACGTCGAGTCAGCCGTTGAGGCCATCAAGGCCGGTGCCTATGACTACCTGACCAAACCGCTAGACTTCGACGTGCTGCGTCTGACTCTTGAGCGAGTGCTGGAACACACTCGACTGAAAACAGAAAATCAGGATCTTCGCCAGCAGTTGACCCTCGACAGAGAAAACATGATTGGCCGCAGCCCTCAGATGCGCCGACTGATGGAAATGATCGCCACCATAGCCCCCTCGGAAGCGACTGTGCTTATCTGCGGTGAATCAGGAACGGGGAAAGAGCTCATCGCCCGCTCGGTTCACGCCAACAGCGCGCGCAAAGACAAACCGCTGGTGACCGTAAACTGTGCGGCGCTGAGTGAATCACTGCTGGAATCAGAACTGTTCGGCCATGAAAAAGGCGCCTTCACCGGCGCAGACCGGCGGCGCGAAGGCCGCTTTATGGAAGCCGACGGCAGCACGCTATTTCTGGATGAAATCGGCGAAATGTCCCTTCTTATGCAGGCTAAGTTGCTGCGCGCGATACAGGAGCGAGAAATCCAGCGCGTCGGCAGCAATCAGACACTAAACGTCGATGTCCGCCTAATCGCCGCCACCAACCGCGACCTGATGGCTGAAGTTGACGCAGGACGCTTCCGCCAAGACCTCTACTATCGTCTTAACGTTGTTACTATTGACAGCCCTGCACTTCGCGATCGCATGGAAGACATTCCTGTGTTAGCCATGCACTTTATGGAAAAATTTGCCGCCAGAAACCGAAAAACCGTCAAAGGCTTTACCCCACAGGCAATGGATATGCTGTTAAAGTACCCTTGGCCTGGCAACGTGCGGGAGCTGGAAAATGCCGTCGAACGGGCAGTGATATTGCTTAGCGGCGACTACATCAGTGAACGAGAGCTGCCTCTGTCCATTAATCAGTTTATAGAGACTCAGCCAGCGGCGCAGGAAAGAGATATCAACGCCCCCATCCAGCCGTTAGAGCAGGTAGAAAGAGAGGCCATTCTGACCGCGCTGGAGAAAACCGGTGGAAATAAAACTGAAGCAGCCAAACAGTTGGGCATCACCCGAAAAACCCTGCTCGCCAAGCTGCAAAAGTAG
- a CDS encoding 5-carboxymethyl-2-hydroxymuconate Delta-isomerase: protein MPNIHVTYTPNLPGKEKLEKFALQIHSLVSPVIASDAENFKTYLVPAPHTVIGLGKQDKAVIHVDFRMFAGRSEAVKQEVAKIILASAKSLFTSANGVKTEISVEVGNLDNDNYHKIVINA from the coding sequence ATGCCAAATATTCACGTCACCTATACGCCCAACCTGCCCGGTAAAGAAAAGCTGGAGAAATTTGCGCTACAGATCCACAGTTTAGTGTCACCAGTGATAGCTTCCGATGCAGAGAACTTTAAGACCTATCTGGTTCCTGCTCCCCATACGGTTATCGGACTAGGCAAGCAGGACAAGGCCGTCATACACGTCGATTTCCGCATGTTTGCCGGACGAAGCGAAGCGGTCAAGCAGGAAGTTGCCAAAATCATTCTGGCCAGCGCTAAGTCACTGTTCACCTCAGCAAACGGTGTGAAAACGGAAATCTCGGTAGAAGTCGGCAACCTTGATAACGACAACTATCATAAAATTGTTATTAACGCGTAA
- a CDS encoding TerC/Alx family metal homeostasis membrane protein yields the protein MEQAGLGFPTLTVTVFVVLAVSALTIDLIAHRKDRPISLKNAAMWCLFWLSIGLGFGVFLYFQHGAEIASLYLTGYALEEVLSVDNLFVIMAIFAWFKIPEGYRHRVLYWGIIGAIVFRGIFVAIGTGLLALGPWVEMVFALVVFATAIMMLRANHDGEEIEDYSNHPANRLVRLFFPVYPKLVGHRFLVSAREVEEDLARPENSGFQFSVKKNVRYATPLLLCVAVVELSDVMFAFDSVPAVIAVSREPLIVYSAMMFAVLGLRTLYFVLEALRSHLVHLEKAVVFLLFFVGVKLALNASNHLWHHGYEISASASLLVVLAALALGIVASWIFPAKKSGKESE from the coding sequence ATGGAACAGGCTGGTCTTGGTTTTCCCACATTGACGGTCACGGTATTTGTCGTACTTGCCGTTTCTGCGCTAACGATCGATCTTATTGCCCACCGAAAAGATCGGCCGATTAGCCTGAAAAACGCGGCGATGTGGTGCCTGTTTTGGCTTTCTATCGGCCTTGGATTTGGCGTGTTTTTATATTTTCAGCACGGGGCTGAAATTGCCAGCCTGTACCTGACCGGCTATGCGCTGGAAGAGGTGCTGTCGGTAGACAACCTGTTTGTGATTATGGCGATTTTTGCCTGGTTCAAAATCCCGGAAGGCTACCGCCATCGGGTGCTGTACTGGGGAATTATCGGCGCGATCGTTTTTCGCGGCATCTTTGTTGCCATCGGCACCGGCCTGCTAGCCTTAGGCCCTTGGGTGGAAATGGTTTTTGCTCTGGTAGTGTTTGCTACAGCGATTATGATGCTGCGGGCGAATCACGACGGCGAAGAGATCGAGGACTACTCTAATCACCCTGCCAACCGTCTGGTTCGGCTGTTTTTCCCAGTATATCCCAAGCTGGTGGGGCACCGCTTTCTGGTTAGCGCTCGTGAAGTCGAAGAAGATTTGGCGCGTCCGGAAAACAGCGGCTTTCAGTTTTCTGTTAAGAAGAACGTGCGTTACGCAACCCCTCTGCTGCTGTGCGTCGCGGTGGTTGAGCTTTCTGACGTGATGTTCGCTTTTGACAGCGTTCCTGCTGTGATTGCCGTCAGCCGTGAGCCGCTGATTGTCTATTCGGCGATGATGTTCGCGGTACTGGGGCTGAGAACGCTCTACTTTGTGCTTGAAGCGCTGCGAAGCCATCTGGTGCATTTGGAAAAAGCCGTGGTTTTTCTGCTGTTTTTCGTTGGCGTAAAGCTTGCGCTAAACGCTAGCAATCACCTCTGGCACCACGGCTATGAAATCAGCGCTTCGGCCAGCCTTCTGGTTGTGCTAGCCGCGCTGGCGCTGGGTATTGTCGCCAGCTGGATTTTTCCTGCCAAAAAGAGTGGCAAAGAGAGTGAATAG
- the panE gene encoding 2-dehydropantoate 2-reductase, translating into MRILVVGAGAVGGYFGGRLLQASQDVTFLVRPARAGLLEKNGLVLHSPEKTVAIKSPPTVLEQALTPSFDLILLSCKAYDLENAMDSFSAAVGKQTAILPLLNGMRHIQILSDRFGKEKVLGGLCNIVATLDDSGAVHRMTPVQNITFGELDKSVTERVNAIASAFGQAEFNSQQSSDVLLSMWEKWLFLASLAASTCLMRAPIGEIVAAPGGKAFILALIEEIRAIALANGYSPSVERAHSMLTEPGSPLTASMYRDLQNGFRIEADHIVGDLLQRAQQANVSSASLIRLQTAYAHLKAYEQQRNKA; encoded by the coding sequence ATGCGTATACTCGTTGTAGGTGCCGGCGCCGTCGGCGGTTACTTTGGCGGCAGACTGCTACAGGCATCACAGGATGTCACCTTTCTCGTCCGCCCTGCGCGTGCAGGCCTGCTGGAGAAAAACGGTCTCGTACTCCACAGCCCTGAAAAAACCGTTGCGATAAAGTCGCCTCCGACCGTTCTGGAACAGGCTCTCACGCCCTCTTTCGACCTGATTCTACTCAGCTGTAAAGCCTACGACCTTGAGAACGCGATGGACTCCTTCAGCGCCGCAGTGGGCAAACAAACCGCAATCCTGCCGCTGCTTAACGGTATGCGCCATATTCAAATCCTCAGCGACAGATTTGGTAAAGAGAAAGTGCTAGGCGGGCTGTGCAACATTGTCGCCACCCTTGACGATAGCGGTGCTGTGCACCGCATGACTCCGGTACAAAACATCACCTTTGGTGAACTCGATAAAAGCGTGACTGAGCGGGTTAACGCCATTGCTAGCGCCTTTGGTCAGGCCGAATTTAATTCACAGCAGAGCAGCGACGTTCTTTTATCCATGTGGGAAAAGTGGCTGTTCCTCGCCTCCCTCGCCGCCAGCACCTGCCTGATGCGAGCCCCTATCGGTGAAATTGTCGCCGCACCGGGCGGCAAGGCGTTTATTCTGGCGCTGATTGAGGAAATCAGAGCCATTGCTCTCGCCAACGGCTACTCACCCAGCGTTGAGCGCGCCCACAGCATGTTGACTGAACCGGGCTCCCCGCTGACCGCCTCCATGTACCGCGACTTACAAAACGGTTTCAGGATCGAAGCCGATCACATTGTCGGCGATCTGCTGCAAAGAGCCCAGCAGGCAAACGTCAGCAGTGCCTCGCTGATCCGTCTGCAAACGGCCTACGCTCATCTGAAAGCCTATGAGCAGCAGCGCAACAAAGCCTGA
- a CDS encoding periplasmic heavy metal sensor, with amino-acid sequence MTFKKTVIAAVISLTAIVSGAAMAQNGGLMHSGPAVTNGQGMGHGGYHRGYGANLTQEQQTTVQKAYDDFQTKTADLRQKMMSKNYEYRALLTSNPVDDQKVQAVGKEISALRDSIYQHRVELDTQLAKAGIPMMGRGMGGGHKGMRGGHMGGGHMGMNGGMGMGDMPCGR; translated from the coding sequence ATGACTTTTAAGAAAACTGTAATTGCTGCCGTTATTTCTTTAACTGCCATTGTGAGTGGCGCTGCGATGGCTCAAAACGGTGGGCTGATGCACTCAGGTCCCGCAGTCACTAACGGCCAAGGTATGGGACACGGCGGATATCATCGCGGCTATGGGGCTAATCTGACTCAGGAACAGCAGACTACTGTTCAAAAGGCCTATGACGATTTCCAGACTAAAACTGCCGACCTGCGCCAGAAGATGATGTCCAAAAACTATGAATACCGCGCGCTGCTAACCAGCAATCCGGTTGACGACCAGAAAGTTCAGGCCGTTGGTAAGGAAATTTCGGCACTGCGAGACTCTATTTATCAGCATCGCGTGGAGCTGGATACTCAGTTGGCCAAGGCAGGGATCCCCATGATGGGGCGCGGTATGGGCGGAGGTCATAAGGGTATGAGAGGGGGACATATGGGCGGTGGCCATATGGGAATGAATGGCGGTATGGGGATGGGAGATATGCCCTGCGGCCGTTAA
- the mgtE gene encoding magnesium transporter: MNSPTKPDEKLSHVKLEQSRQRILALLSDRLLVAAIDYGKRSTSLSDSSLEKARYELAERVNALHAADIADLLESLPQSKRQAVWGLLSERKRGKTLVEASDAVWDSLIADMSDRELLSVLKHLDLNEQAYLAAHLPRDLVEQLLVSLDVGQRARIAEVIHLDKDKIGALMDFDIIAIRGDVTLAVVLRFLHRKKAIPDSTDKLFVTDRDNQLLGELKITDILLHPPETLVSALMLSDPVTFLPSDDVQEAASAFERYNLISAAVVNHQNRLIGRLTVEDVVNVVIEESDSDLRKMGGLTEKEDIFAPVMTSVRKRSTWLMINLCTAFIASRTIGLFEHTIAQLVALAALMPIVAGIGGNTGNQTITMIVRALALHHIRSKDLPSMLLRELGVATINGIVWGGVMGIMTWLLYGSPAMGGVMTLAMLLNLLLAALMGVTIPMVMNGLGRDPAIGSSVMITALTDTGGFFIFLGLATLFLI; the protein is encoded by the coding sequence ATGAATTCGCCTACAAAGCCAGATGAAAAGCTTTCTCACGTTAAGCTTGAACAAAGCCGACAGCGCATTCTGGCGCTGCTGTCAGATCGCCTGCTGGTAGCGGCGATAGACTACGGGAAACGCAGCACCAGCCTTTCAGACAGCTCGCTGGAGAAGGCGCGCTACGAGCTGGCCGAGCGGGTTAACGCGCTGCACGCGGCGGATATCGCCGACTTATTGGAGTCTCTGCCGCAGAGCAAGCGTCAGGCGGTTTGGGGCTTACTCTCCGAGCGTAAGCGCGGTAAAACGCTGGTTGAAGCGTCAGACGCCGTTTGGGACAGTCTGATAGCCGACATGAGCGATCGCGAGCTGCTGTCAGTGCTAAAACATCTGGATCTGAACGAGCAGGCCTATTTAGCTGCACATCTACCACGGGATCTGGTTGAACAGCTGCTGGTGTCGCTGGATGTAGGGCAGAGGGCGCGCATTGCCGAGGTGATTCACCTCGACAAGGATAAGATTGGTGCCCTGATGGACTTCGATATTATCGCCATTCGCGGTGATGTGACGCTGGCCGTGGTGCTGCGCTTTCTACATAGGAAAAAGGCCATCCCCGACTCGACGGACAAGCTGTTTGTGACCGATCGGGATAACCAGCTGCTGGGGGAGCTAAAAATTACCGATATTTTACTTCACCCACCAGAAACTCTGGTGTCAGCGCTGATGCTCAGCGATCCGGTGACCTTCTTACCCAGTGACGATGTGCAAGAGGCTGCCAGCGCGTTTGAACGCTATAACCTTATCAGCGCTGCGGTAGTTAATCACCAGAACCGGCTGATAGGCAGATTGACGGTAGAAGATGTGGTTAACGTCGTGATTGAAGAAAGCGACAGTGACTTGCGCAAAATGGGTGGTCTGACGGAGAAAGAGGATATTTTTGCGCCGGTTATGACGTCGGTTCGCAAGCGCTCTACCTGGCTGATGATTAACCTGTGCACCGCATTTATCGCTTCCAGAACGATTGGCCTGTTTGAACATACCATCGCTCAGCTGGTGGCACTGGCGGCACTAATGCCTATTGTGGCGGGCATTGGAGGAAATACCGGCAATCAGACGATCACCATGATTGTTCGGGCACTGGCGCTTCATCATATTCGCTCAAAGGATTTGCCGTCGATGCTGCTGCGGGAGCTGGGCGTGGCGACGATTAACGGCATTGTCTGGGGCGGGGTGATGGGGATTATGACTTGGCTGCTGTACGGTAGCCCGGCGATGGGCGGCGTGATGACGCTGGCAATGCTGCTCAACCTGCTGCTGGCGGCCTTAATGGGGGTGACTATCCCGATGGTGATGAACGGGCTGGGACGGGATCCCGCCATTGGCTCTAGCGTAATGATTACCGCATTAACCGATACCGGCGGGTTTTTTATCTTTCTCGGTCTGGCAACGCTGTTTCTGATTTAG
- a CDS encoding ATP-binding protein encodes MFKTVRKDPGPLFTLPSWLFVGFIVVLLGIIVSMAVRDLNRNRDSEIQTLQEKSAVLIRAFESGTRTGIGMRWRKELRQALLQEMTYQPGVLYIAVTDASGRIIAHSNPELIGRSLYSEEEMKKLQPGLQEQWRMTRATNEEGASQNAFEAYRYFKPMMRTGHRGHMGMMRQEQEEDIEPREDRQDSQIIFAAFDTSALDAMQAKDIRNTVISLTILLLLALAGVLAMFWARRYQHSSRELQVSRTFSGEIISHLPIGLITTNADSRIAIVNQAAENILAKRAEALCDRYIGQALPAEWCQLAETSHGQHPVIEQELDIRLDSGQTVPLSISVAIIKSDDGGFLGNIFIFRDMREVRQLQEEVRRKEKLAAIGNLAAGVAHEIRNPLSSIKGFAKYFEGLPALGEEEKALAQVMAKEVDRLNRVVTELLELVRPSDLKEQEVNLNDVIDHSLLLIRQDAEARHIAIRFMRNDTLPNVSIDPDRFTQALLNLYLNAIQAIDREGELSVILESAPNDTINILVQDSGKGIPPDNLVNIFNPYFTTKASGTGLGLAIVQKVVEEHQGKIGVTSRPQEGTRFTMNIPTQRAPKNQTEETQNHDES; translated from the coding sequence ATGTTTAAAACTGTGAGAAAAGATCCGGGTCCGCTGTTTACTCTACCGTCGTGGCTATTTGTCGGCTTTATTGTGGTACTGCTTGGTATCATCGTCAGCATGGCGGTCAGAGATCTTAACCGTAACCGAGATAGCGAAATTCAAACTCTGCAGGAAAAAAGCGCAGTGCTCATCCGCGCTTTCGAATCCGGCACTCGCACGGGAATTGGCATGCGCTGGCGCAAAGAGCTTCGTCAGGCGCTGCTGCAGGAAATGACCTACCAGCCGGGGGTTCTCTATATTGCTGTCACCGACGCCTCTGGCCGAATTATCGCCCACAGCAATCCTGAGCTTATTGGTCGCAGTCTCTACTCTGAAGAGGAAATGAAAAAGCTACAGCCAGGCCTTCAGGAACAGTGGCGGATGACCCGAGCAACCAATGAAGAAGGCGCCTCACAAAACGCGTTTGAAGCCTACCGCTATTTTAAACCCATGATGCGCACGGGTCATCGCGGCCATATGGGGATGATGCGTCAGGAGCAGGAGGAAGATATTGAGCCAAGAGAAGACAGGCAAGATTCACAGATTATCTTCGCCGCTTTTGACACCAGCGCTCTGGACGCCATGCAGGCCAAAGATATTCGCAACACCGTCATTTCTCTCACCATCCTGCTGCTTCTGGCGCTGGCGGGCGTTCTTGCCATGTTTTGGGCCAGACGATATCAACACTCCAGCCGAGAGCTTCAGGTTTCCCGCACGTTTTCCGGCGAGATTATCAGCCACTTGCCCATTGGCCTAATCACCACTAACGCTGACTCTCGTATCGCTATCGTCAATCAGGCGGCGGAGAATATTCTCGCTAAACGCGCCGAGGCGCTGTGCGATCGGTACATCGGTCAGGCGCTTCCGGCAGAGTGGTGCCAGCTGGCAGAAACTTCTCATGGCCAGCATCCGGTTATTGAGCAGGAGCTGGATATCCGTCTGGACAGCGGGCAAACCGTGCCGCTGAGCATTAGCGTCGCTATCATCAAGAGCGACGACGGCGGATTTTTAGGCAATATCTTTATCTTCCGCGACATGCGGGAAGTCCGCCAGCTACAGGAAGAGGTTCGCCGTAAGGAAAAGCTTGCCGCTATCGGTAATCTGGCGGCGGGCGTTGCCCACGAAATCCGTAACCCACTTTCTTCCATCAAGGGATTTGCTAAATATTTTGAAGGGTTGCCGGCGCTGGGCGAAGAAGAAAAAGCCCTCGCTCAGGTGATGGCAAAAGAGGTCGATCGCCTTAACCGCGTAGTGACAGAGCTACTGGAGCTGGTTCGCCCTTCTGATCTGAAAGAGCAGGAGGTTAACCTTAACGACGTTATCGACCACTCCCTGCTGCTTATCCGTCAGGACGCCGAGGCTCGTCACATCGCCATTCGCTTTATGCGCAACGACACTCTGCCTAACGTCAGCATAGACCCTGACCGCTTTACTCAAGCGCTGCTGAACCTGTATCTGAACGCCATTCAGGCGATCGATCGGGAAGGCGAGCTAAGCGTGATCCTTGAAAGCGCGCCGAACGATACTATTAATATTCTCGTTCAGGACAGCGGAAAAGGCATCCCGCCGGACAACCTCGTCAACATTTTCAACCCTTACTTCACCACCAAGGCCTCCGGCACAGGGCTAGGGCTTGCCATTGTGCAGAAAGTGGTTGAAGAGCATCAGGGGAAAATCGGCGTCACCAGCCGCCCTCAAGAAGGAACGCGATTTACAATGAATATCCCCACGCAGCGCGCGCCGAAGAACCAGACCGAGGAGACTCAGAACCATGATGAATCATAA